The Ignavibacteria bacterium genome includes the window TATCATCGTTTTTATTTGCCATGACTGGAGACATTGGCGGAACATAGAATAACATTGGGAGGGTTCTAAATTCAATATGAGGCGGGAGTGCTATTTTCCACTCTTTAACGAATTTATAGATTGGAGAAATCTGTGCAGACTCGATAACTGAATCGTGCACTCCATTTAACCTTGCATATTTAATTACTTCAGGATCATTCGGATTGAGGATCATTGATCTATGTGCATCGATTAAACTTTCATTTGGTGAATTTGCGATTTCTTCAATCTTATCCGCATCATAAAGCAATACTCCCAAATATCTGATTCTTCCTACACAAGAGTGAAAACATGCAGGTGCTTGTCCAGTTTCCAGACGTGGGAAACACAAAATGCATTTTTCAGATTTACCGGTTGACCAATTGTAAAACGATTTTTTGTATGGACAAGCTGCGATACACTGACGCCATCCTCTGCATCTTTTTTGATCAATTAAGACAACCCCATCTTCACCTCTTTTGTATAACGCACCGGATGGACACGAAGCAACACATGCCGGATTCAAACAGTGATTGCATATTCTCGGGAAGTAAAAGAAGACCAGTCTCTCAATTGCAAAAAGCTGCTGTCTTTGCTCTGCTGTCAGTCCTTGCAAATTTGGGTCGTTCTCGGCATAAACAGGTGAACCGCCAAGGTCGTCATCCCAATTTGGACCGGCTTCAACGTTAATGTATTCGCCTGTCACCATAGAAATTGGAATCGCTGTCGGCTGGTCGCTCCCCTCAGGAGAATTGAACAGATCCTCGTACTTGTATGTCCACGGTTCGTAATAATCATCCATGCTCGGCATTGAAGGATTATGAAAAATATCCGTTACAGTACGGGACTTTGAAATGGATTTCAGTTTAATCGAACCGTTTTTCTTTTCCCAACCGCCGCGGTATTTTTCTTGGTCTTCCCATTTTGTTGGATAACCTGTGCCGGGTTTAGTTTCAACATTGTTCCACCACATGTACTCGGTGCCTTTTCTATCGGTCCATATATTTTTGCATGCGATGCTGCAAGTATGACAGCCAATACATTTATCCAAGTGGAATACCATTGATATTTGTGATCTTACATTCATTTTTTTTCTCCTACCAATTCAATTCTGGAAGTTTGCGGACTAAAACATGCGTGTCTCTGTTACAGCCGATTGGTCCCCAATAGTTGAAGTGATATGTAAATTGACCATAACCTCCAACCATCAG containing:
- the narH gene encoding nitrate reductase subunit beta, translating into MNVRSQISMVFHLDKCIGCHTCSIACKNIWTDRKGTEYMWWNNVETKPGTGYPTKWEDQEKYRGGWEKKNGSIKLKSISKSRTVTDIFHNPSMPSMDDYYEPWTYKYEDLFNSPEGSDQPTAIPISMVTGEYINVEAGPNWDDDLGGSPVYAENDPNLQGLTAEQRQQLFAIERLVFFYFPRICNHCLNPACVASCPSGALYKRGEDGVVLIDQKRCRGWRQCIAACPYKKSFYNWSTGKSEKCILCFPRLETGQAPACFHSCVGRIRYLGVLLYDADKIEEIANSPNESLIDAHRSMILNPNDPEVIKYARLNGVHDSVIESAQISPIYKFVKEWKIALPPHIEFRTLPMLFYVPPMSPVMANKNDD